One part of the Tunicatimonas pelagia genome encodes these proteins:
- a CDS encoding SPOR domain-containing protein translates to MENQEDTKYHLEDNDDFGLPEADFHPIDREEEEPPQFEEPRYYVEEEEEESNRGWIVAAIIGVVVLLGLAIYLFLFDGVSQVSSWFGEEEPVVQEYVEPAPEPIIEEEPIYEEEPIIEEESVYEEPALAQYQGIERISAPTGRTFVVVASFVDYDLAMDYAQKLEADGIGSKILDPSPRAPLIHRVAIADFGTFSEGAENIDAFRMEYGDSVWVLKY, encoded by the coding sequence ATGGAAAATCAGGAAGATACCAAGTACCACTTAGAAGACAATGATGATTTCGGGTTACCCGAAGCCGACTTTCATCCTATTGACCGGGAAGAGGAGGAACCCCCTCAGTTTGAAGAGCCTCGCTACTACGTAGAAGAGGAAGAAGAAGAGTCCAACCGTGGATGGATTGTAGCGGCCATTATTGGGGTAGTAGTGCTACTAGGCTTGGCTATCTATCTTTTCCTGTTTGACGGTGTGAGTCAGGTATCCTCTTGGTTTGGAGAAGAAGAGCCGGTTGTACAAGAGTATGTAGAGCCAGCTCCAGAGCCGATAATTGAAGAAGAACCAATCTACGAAGAAGAACCCATTATTGAGGAAGAATCGGTCTACGAAGAGCCTGCTTTGGCTCAGTACCAAGGTATTGAGCGAATTTCGGCTCCTACCGGCCGCACTTTTGTGGTGGTAGCCAGCTTCGTTGATTACGACTTAGCGATGGACTATGCCCAGAAGCTAGAAGCCGATGGCATTGGCTCCAAAATATTAGACCCTTCTCCGCGTGCTCCACTTATTCACCGAGTAGCCATTGCCGATTTTGGTACGTTCTCGGAAGGAGCTGAAAATATTGATGCCTTCCGTATGGAATACGGCGACTCTGTTTGGGTACTAAAATACTAG
- a CDS encoding MotA/TolQ/ExbB proton channel family protein has protein sequence MILLQITTETPIDTTTLDSAAAESVTILDLLLKGGWVMIPLIILFALSIYIFVERIRVVKRAAKVPEQFMEKIRGLVSRGEISSARMLCSQTDSPISRMIEKGVSRIGSPLKSIEAAIENVGKLELYRLEKNLTLLATISGAAPMIGFLGTVTGMIQAFIAIAQEEGNVSPQLLSTGIYEAMITTATGLAVGILAYLGYNYLVSRVNKVVHQMEYISIDFIDLLQEPT, from the coding sequence ATGATCCTACTGCAAATCACAACCGAAACCCCTATTGATACCACCACTCTTGATTCTGCCGCCGCCGAATCAGTTACCATCCTCGACTTACTGCTAAAAGGTGGTTGGGTGATGATCCCGCTCATCATCTTATTTGCACTCTCCATCTATATTTTTGTTGAACGAATACGGGTTGTTAAACGGGCTGCGAAGGTGCCTGAACAATTCATGGAAAAAATTCGGGGGTTGGTCTCCCGAGGGGAAATTAGCTCGGCGCGGATGTTGTGCTCCCAAACTGATTCTCCCATCTCCCGAATGATTGAGAAAGGAGTTTCCCGCATTGGCAGCCCTCTCAAATCAATTGAAGCAGCTATTGAAAACGTGGGAAAGCTAGAACTCTATCGGCTGGAAAAAAATCTTACCTTACTAGCCACCATCTCCGGAGCCGCTCCGATGATTGGCTTTTTAGGTACCGTTACTGGTATGATTCAGGCATTTATTGCTATTGCCCAAGAAGAAGGCAATGTGAGTCCGCAACTTCTTTCTACCGGAATTTACGAAGCCATGATTACTACCGCCACCGGACTGGCTGTAGGTATTCTGGCCTATCTGGGGTATAACTATCTGGTTTCTAGAGTAAATAAGGTAGTTCACCAGATGGAGTATATCTCCATTGATTTTATTGACCTGCTTCAGGAGCCAACATAA
- a CDS encoding STAS/SEC14 domain-containing protein, with amino-acid sequence MEPYAIVNRDRFPLVVVTFTGAKATPTNFQYYLDELRANYDREQPLALVFDAALAKVPGIAYQKKQGEWMRDHQGFIEMYCQGIAYVIPSTVIRNVLKLIFKIQRDPVPNQVFSNREEGTAWAQAQLDADRHQVG; translated from the coding sequence ATGGAACCGTACGCCATAGTAAACCGAGATCGATTCCCACTGGTAGTAGTCACTTTTACCGGAGCAAAAGCCACTCCTACTAACTTTCAGTACTATCTGGATGAGCTACGCGCTAACTACGATCGGGAGCAGCCACTAGCCCTGGTGTTTGATGCCGCCTTAGCTAAAGTACCCGGCATCGCTTATCAGAAAAAGCAAGGGGAGTGGATGCGCGATCATCAAGGCTTTATTGAGATGTACTGTCAGGGCATTGCTTACGTTATTCCGAGTACGGTTATTCGAAATGTGTTGAAGCTGATATTCAAAATTCAGCGTGACCCAGTGCCCAACCAGGTATTTTCTAATCGAGAAGAAGGCACAGCCTGGGCTCAGGCGCAACTAGACGCGGATCGTCATCAGGTTGGCTAA